A region of the Desulfobulbaceae bacterium genome:
TATTTACCCTGGATCATCATGATTATTTGTGGGCCGCTGTGCATGGCTCGAAAGAGTCCGCCGATATGCCCCATGAAAGAATTACTCCCGCCTATGTTCTGATCAAAGATCCGCTTGAAAGTGTTCTTGTAGGTGCTAAACTTCGTGAGTTTGCCGCTGAAAACCAGATACACTCGATCCTGCTTGTTCCTCTCCGGATAGCAACTGTTACCCGACATATCCTTTGTTTTTTCGCAACACAGCACAAACATTATTTCAGTGAAGATGAAATTGAACTTCTGACCTATTTTGGCAAGGAGACGATGAAGACTTCCAGGTTGGAATTTTTGGGTGATATGCTTCACGATTTTAAAAACCCGGCCGTTGCTGTTGCTGGTCTTGCAATGCGCAGTCGTAAGCTTCTTGATAGTGATGACCTGAACGTCGTCCGTGATAAGCTTATTTTCTATCAGGATTATGTGGTTAAGGAAACAACAAGGCTCCAGGACTTAGCGCTTACCATGACGGGTGAGGGACGAGGAGAGGAGATTGACCTGGGAAAAGTCGTGTTGGAACGATACTTTCTTAACGAAGCCGCCATCAAAGAGTTCAGATATGCCTATATAACTGTGCAGCCACCGGTGGTGGAGGAAGAGCTCATTGTTTTGTGCCCAAGGTATGGTCTTGATCGAACTATCGATAACCTTTTGAATAATGCAACTAAGGCTATTCCCAAGGAAGGCGGTTATATCGGGATGCGCTGCTTCAGGGAAAATGAGATGGCCTGTTTGGAGGTGCTAAATTCAGGTGAGATACCGCAGGATCAGATTGATCTTGTGAGGAAGGGCCAGGTCGGTGGCCGAGGGCTCAACATTATTTCACGTTTCATTCAAAATAATCATGGTAAGATTGATATTACCACCGGTGAAAATTCCACCAGGATACTGGTCTGTTTTCCCCTCCATAATAAAAAATCATCCTGAGTGCTTTAATTAAATCAGGTGATTGCCAAGAAGGAAGCTGAAATATGAACTACGAAAAGCGAAAAATTTTAGCTGTAGACGACCATCCCGTTAACCTTAAGCTTGTTGAAGAGCTTTTGGCTAAAGACTACGTGGTTTTTACAGCGACTAACGGATTTGATGCTTTGAAAATATGTGCTGCCCAGCATATTGATCTCATCATTCTTGACATAATAATGCCGGAAATGGACGGCTATGAAGTCTGTAAAATACTGAAAGCTGATCTGGCCACCAAGCACATCCCTATCATCTTTTTGACAGCTAAATCTAAAACGGAAAACCTTGTAAAGGGGTTTGAGCTTGGTGGTGTTGATTATGTTACAAAACCATTTAATGGGGTCGAGTTATGTGCACGCGTGAAGACGCATATTGAGCTGAAAACCTTGCGGGGAATTTTGCCGTTATGCTGCGTCTGCGGTTTGATCAGGGACGATACGGGAGTTGAGCCTGGCAAGGGGGAATGGATGAAAATGGCTCAATTTATTAGTCAGAGGACGGAGGCCCAGGTATCACATAGCTACTGTCCCCAATGTTATGTGGAAGCCAAGGAAAATATTTGATGTCAACACCATACCAATGACTTGTAACTATTTCTAGGCCTGTCCTGGTTCATTTTTGACCAGCATGATTGAGCACGGCATCTTTCTGACCAGTTCATCATTGCTACGCTGGAAAAAAAGATCCTCCAAAAAGCCTTCTTCATGGGCAAGCAGGACGAGTAGGTCAATTTTTTCTTCATCAATGATTTTCAATATCTCCTCGGTCGGCTCTGATTCTCGAACCAATTCTGTGATCGTCATCCCGTTGCCTCTCACGGCCTCGATAAGCTTTGAGAGTTTATCCTTAGTCTGCAAAAGATCTTTCTGATACTCTACTTCAATTGACGGAGTTCCCAGGTTCCAGCCTTTCATCCCGAAGAGATTATAGGTGGAGTGAAAGACGTAGAGCTTTGCATTATAATGTTGCGCTACCGAGACCCCGACCTGGATCGCTTTTTTGCATGACTGGATCATTCGGCTGACCACAAGAATACGCTTATATTCGTTCATAACTAACCTCATGCTGAGTTGTTTCTTTGCCCTCAATGTTTCGAGAACTCTCTTGCCTGCAATGACCAAACTGCCCTCAATAAACCGACCAGACTCTATGAGTCCCGAAAGCAGGGCCTTTATTCACATCTCTGTAAACGGTCGATCTCTTTTTTTTCAACTGGTACCACACTACTGTATGTCTCGATTTGGCAAGGCTCTTCAAGAAGAGTCATAGCCCCGCGCAGAACCCTGAAAAAATCAGACTGGCGATGTGTTTCATAGGCATTTTTGCTAACCCATTCTTCAATCAGGCAAAGGCTATATGCATCATCCAACCCTTGGAAAAAGTCACATCGACGACAGCCTTTCTCCTTGCGGATTGAGTTGATAAGCGAGATGATCGTCTGGGTAAATTCCATACGTTTCTCAGCAGAGACCTTCATGTGCATAGTAACCAGAGTCATACCCTCTGCTAAAGCAAGGGGCATGCCGACAGCTACACCTGGACGCTAATATGTGAAAAGTCTAATAGTAACAGGTTGATAGAGTGCAGATGAAGACAGGTGAGTGCGGGAATGGAGTTGTTAATGCCCTCAATATCTGATAACCCCCGCATAATATTGAGGGTGAGGTCTGTGATTCAAAAATTTCTTTGTGTTCGGTGCCATCGGCGTCGGTAAAAATCACGTTAAAATGTCCATCTGATTTATTTATTTCCTGTACTTTTCCTTACCCAAATATTTACGTTCTGTCGTAAATTCATCAGACCAATGCCCGATAATTTTTGACGGGATGCAACCAACAAACAGACACGCGCCGCCAAGTTTTCCTGATTCTTCAACCAA
Encoded here:
- a CDS encoding antibiotic biosynthesis monooxygenase, with translation MPLALAEGMTLVTMHMKVSAEKRMEFTQTIISLINSIRKEKGCRRCDFFQGLDDAYSLCLIEEWVSKNAYETHRQSDFFRVLRGAMTLLEEPCQIETYSSVVPVEKKEIDRLQRCE
- a CDS encoding GAF domain-containing sensor histidine kinase; this translates as MISKLSEYLADKEFFSSLPISSSQRAELDQCIEDYLFEVLSSVILESEEILAIDPNLKKIEILEVAAEKIAKNLKAEAASIRLFDPVSFKMHSFGAYGIEDSDRSATIPVKGSIAGKVVEENRSIIVSSIMNNPLFRVKKIVDQKGFHSLIAVPLQMPSFVGISEGVLGSLQIYYKEDNRSFSKQEIVRAEMLARRVSYVLAKKKILDLKAQNDKKEEISDKIFIKLSNREGIKLKDFFNLMIPELDKILHIYSCSLYSLSDDQKYFRLESTYPPSRRYHESGHLFTLDHHDYLWAAVHGSKESADMPHERITPAYVLIKDPLESVLVGAKLREFAAENQIHSILLVPLRIATVTRHILCFFATQHKHYFSEDEIELLTYFGKETMKTSRLEFLGDMLHDFKNPAVAVAGLAMRSRKLLDSDDLNVVRDKLIFYQDYVVKETTRLQDLALTMTGEGRGEEIDLGKVVLERYFLNEAAIKEFRYAYITVQPPVVEEELIVLCPRYGLDRTIDNLLNNATKAIPKEGGYIGMRCFRENEMACLEVLNSGEIPQDQIDLVRKGQVGGRGLNIISRFIQNNHGKIDITTGENSTRILVCFPLHNKKSS
- a CDS encoding universal stress protein, which gives rise to MNEYKRILVVSRMIQSCKKAIQVGVSVAQHYNAKLYVFHSTYNLFGMKGWNLGTPSIEVEYQKDLLQTKDKLSKLIEAVRGNGMTITELVRESEPTEEILKIIDEEKIDLLVLLAHEEGFLEDLFFQRSNDELVRKMPCSIMLVKNEPGQA
- a CDS encoding response regulator, giving the protein MNYEKRKILAVDDHPVNLKLVEELLAKDYVVFTATNGFDALKICAAQHIDLIILDIIMPEMDGYEVCKILKADLATKHIPIIFLTAKSKTENLVKGFELGGVDYVTKPFNGVELCARVKTHIELKTLRGILPLCCVCGLIRDDTGVEPGKGEWMKMAQFISQRTEAQVSHSYCPQCYVEAKENI
- a CDS encoding FAD-dependent oxidoreductase; translation: MEDKNLVGGGPGGTPAAMQLASQGKSVLLVEESGKLGGACLFVGCIPSKIIGHWSDEFTTERKYLGKEKYRK